A genomic segment from Pyruvatibacter sp. encodes:
- a CDS encoding DUF3604 domain-containing protein — MRYLLIGVVVIGVALAGGYYYLANFAGETMHAGEPEGTETPPEVVEAREAAQAQAAAALDVADPKQILFGDLHVHTTFSTDAFLWALPMNSGPGAHPLADACDFARHCSALDFWSITDHAEASTPRRWQEAKDTIRQCNAVAGDPDDPDMVSFMGFEWTQVGATPDEHFGHKNVIFRGLEDDEVSPRAIGAGGVATDALRGSIGNLPVATAIVDWSNREPYLNFREYMRETRDVPMCDEGVPSNELDPACYESADTPGDLARKLFDELELDPLIIPHGTAWGFYTPTGTTLDKQLKADMRPEKQELIEVMSGHGNSEEYRPWRAATIDADGNIACPAPSYNYVPSCWRGGEIIRARCEAAGEDDATCDTRAREARQNFAQLSIAGHMTISGEDSTEYLDAGQCRDCFLPPFNHRPGTSVQYGMAISNLDDPDNPRRFNWGFIASSDTHRARPGTGYKAVDRENQSDARGPRSQAWMDRQRLPQEEPLAQSIPLTQEDIADVPGFQLVEFERQGSFWTAGGLAAVHSEGRDRDAIFDALKRRETYGTSGPRMLLWFDMIEPANAPAPAPVDETTAGSEAPDADVAAPAVLAFDSEPVVVASMGATVESDVNPTFRVRAVGAFKQKPGCPDHAGAALPEDRFEMLCRGECYNPTDTRNVIDRIEIIRIRPQIDGTEDVADLVDDAFITHQCEADESGCSFTFTDPEYAELGRDTLYYARAVQEKTPAINGANLRCDYDDDGNCIKVNPCYADFRTAPDDACLADVGHRAWSSPIYVNWRG, encoded by the coding sequence ATGCGGTATCTGTTGATAGGCGTCGTCGTGATCGGCGTTGCCCTTGCGGGTGGCTATTATTATCTGGCCAATTTTGCCGGTGAAACCATGCACGCAGGCGAGCCGGAGGGAACCGAGACCCCGCCGGAAGTTGTCGAAGCCCGCGAGGCTGCACAGGCACAGGCCGCCGCTGCTCTGGACGTTGCTGATCCCAAACAGATTTTGTTCGGCGACCTGCACGTCCACACAACATTTTCAACAGATGCTTTCCTGTGGGCCTTGCCGATGAACTCCGGCCCCGGCGCGCACCCGCTGGCAGATGCCTGTGACTTTGCCCGCCATTGTTCAGCGCTCGACTTCTGGTCAATCACCGATCACGCGGAAGCCTCAACGCCGCGCCGCTGGCAGGAAGCAAAAGACACAATCCGCCAGTGCAACGCGGTCGCCGGTGACCCCGATGACCCGGACATGGTGTCGTTCATGGGCTTCGAATGGACGCAGGTCGGAGCTACGCCTGACGAGCACTTCGGCCACAAGAACGTGATTTTCCGTGGCCTGGAGGACGACGAAGTATCGCCGCGCGCCATTGGCGCAGGCGGTGTGGCAACCGATGCATTGCGCGGCTCGATAGGTAATCTGCCGGTGGCCACTGCCATCGTGGACTGGTCAAACCGTGAGCCGTATTTGAACTTCCGTGAGTACATGCGCGAAACCCGCGATGTGCCCATGTGCGACGAAGGGGTGCCGTCCAACGAACTGGACCCTGCCTGTTACGAAAGCGCAGACACGCCCGGCGATCTGGCCCGCAAGCTGTTTGACGAACTTGAGCTTGATCCGCTGATTATTCCCCATGGCACAGCCTGGGGCTTTTACACCCCCACAGGCACCACGCTGGACAAGCAGCTCAAGGCCGATATGCGCCCTGAAAAACAGGAACTGATTGAGGTGATGTCGGGCCACGGCAACTCTGAAGAGTATCGCCCCTGGCGCGCCGCAACCATTGACGCCGACGGTAACATTGCCTGCCCTGCACCCAGCTACAATTATGTTCCCTCGTGCTGGCGGGGGGGAGAAATCATCCGTGCACGCTGCGAAGCTGCGGGTGAGGACGATGCCACATGCGACACCCGCGCGCGTGAAGCCCGACAGAACTTCGCGCAGCTTTCCATCGCCGGTCACATGACCATCAGCGGCGAAGACTCCACCGAGTATCTGGATGCGGGTCAGTGCCGCGATTGCTTCCTGCCGCCGTTCAACCATCGCCCCGGCACGTCGGTGCAATACGGCATGGCGATCAGCAATCTGGACGATCCCGACAACCCCAGGCGGTTCAACTGGGGCTTCATCGCCTCAAGCGACACCCACCGCGCCCGCCCGGGCACCGGCTACAAGGCCGTTGACCGTGAAAATCAGTCAGATGCGCGGGGTCCGCGCAGTCAGGCGTGGATGGACCGTCAGCGTCTGCCACAGGAAGAGCCGTTGGCACAATCCATTCCCCTGACGCAGGAAGACATTGCAGATGTGCCTGGCTTCCAGCTTGTGGAGTTCGAGCGTCAGGGCTCGTTCTGGACCGCCGGCGGCCTTGCCGCGGTACATTCTGAAGGTCGCGATCGCGACGCCATATTTGATGCCCTCAAGCGCAGGGAAACCTACGGCACATCCGGCCCCCGCATGTTGCTCTGGTTCGATATGATTGAGCCCGCAAATGCACCCGCGCCCGCCCCTGTTGATGAGACAACAGCAGGCAGCGAAGCACCGGATGCCGACGTTGCAGCGCCCGCAGTTCTTGCTTTTGATTCCGAACCTGTTGTTGTGGCCTCTATGGGCGCAACCGTTGAAAGCGATGTAAACCCCACTTTCCGCGTTCGCGCCGTTGGTGCCTTCAAGCAAAAACCCGGCTGTCCTGATCATGCCGGGGCCGCGCTGCCTGAAGACCGGTTTGAGATGCTGTGCCGGGGTGAATGCTACAACCCTACCGACACACGTAACGTGATAGATCGCATTGAGATCATCCGTATACGTCCGCAGATTGATGGCACCGAAGACGTTGCTGATCTGGTGGATGATGCATTCATCACCCACCAGTGCGAGGCGGATGAAAGCGGTTGCTCATTCACGTTTACGGACCCTGAGTATGCTGAGCTTGGTCGCGACACGCTCTACTACGCACGCGCCGTGCAGGAAAAAACGCCTGCCATCAACGGTGCCAATCTGCGGTGTGACTACGATGACGACGGCAACTGCATAAAGGTAAACCCATGCTACGCCGACTTCCGCACTGCCCCTGATGATGCCTGTTTGGCGGATGTGGGGCACCGCGCGTGGTCGTCGCCCATCTATGTAAACTGGCGCGGCTAG
- a CDS encoding peptidylprolyl isomerase, with protein MTLLKDASRVRIAGAAVILGLVLGLWGALAQNPFAPWGGEQGIAATVNAAVVTADDVTLAIEAVAADKRNEMTQADRARILGRLIDEELLIQRGVEVGLVDSDNTVRKAIVNAMIVSVIDDAANMEPTEADLRQLYEESPALFSGVGRVQVKQIFVRNGPQSDQTLAAIREALNAGETFSSVRARYADPVTLPVPDGPLPYSKLRDYTGPTAATALSTLSKGEISDPLPVPGGQSVFKVVATLPGTPRPFADVRSLVEAEFIRRRGDAALRHYLDWLWSRAEIDFADGYAAEPEAHPQVIR; from the coding sequence GTGACGCTGCTGAAGGATGCAAGCCGGGTACGTATCGCCGGGGCGGCTGTCATACTGGGCCTTGTGCTTGGTTTGTGGGGTGCCCTGGCACAAAACCCTTTTGCGCCCTGGGGAGGCGAACAAGGCATTGCGGCGACGGTGAACGCTGCCGTCGTAACGGCAGATGATGTGACGCTCGCAATTGAAGCCGTGGCCGCTGACAAGCGCAACGAAATGACACAGGCCGACCGCGCGCGCATCTTGGGTCGCCTGATTGATGAAGAGCTGCTTATTCAGCGCGGCGTTGAGGTTGGCCTTGTGGACAGCGACAACACCGTCCGCAAGGCCATTGTCAACGCCATGATCGTGTCAGTGATTGATGACGCTGCCAATATGGAGCCTACAGAGGCCGACTTGAGGCAACTGTATGAAGAAAGTCCGGCGCTTTTTTCCGGTGTTGGTCGTGTGCAGGTCAAACAGATATTCGTGCGCAACGGTCCACAATCAGACCAAACGCTGGCCGCCATACGTGAGGCGCTGAACGCCGGTGAAACTTTCAGCAGTGTGCGAGCCCGATACGCAGATCCTGTAACCCTGCCTGTGCCTGACGGGCCGCTGCCATATTCGAAGCTGCGAGACTATACGGGACCCACTGCGGCTACAGCCCTCAGTACACTGAGCAAGGGCGAGATATCCGATCCCCTCCCCGTTCCCGGCGGTCAAAGCGTTTTTAAGGTTGTCGCCACTCTTCCGGGCACACCACGTCCGTTTGCTGATGTCCGTTCTCTGGTCGAGGCCGAGTTCATCCGCAGACGCGGAGACGCAGCTCTGCGCCACTACCTTGACTGGTTATGGTCACGCGCGGAAATAGACTTCGCGGACGGATATGCCGCCGAACCTGAGGCACATCCGCAGGTCATCCGGTGA